From Sulfurovum xiamenensis, a single genomic window includes:
- a CDS encoding ferritin-like domain-containing protein, with translation MNNTDTKNAIEILNRIMEVELAGVVRYTHYSLMVYGYNRLPIVDWMKSNAQEGLTHAHRAGELVTLLGGHPSLSIGKLLETAKHDIGDILRESLEHEKTALDAYYELLKLTEGGTSVLLEEYAREMIVEEEMHLDSVNKMLRHPGDVEAFKT, from the coding sequence ATGAATAATACAGATACAAAAAATGCTATTGAGATCTTAAACAGGATAATGGAGGTCGAATTAGCCGGGGTTGTACGTTATACCCATTACTCTTTAATGGTTTATGGCTACAATAGGTTACCTATAGTTGATTGGATGAAAAGTAATGCGCAAGAAGGTTTAACTCATGCACATAGGGCTGGTGAACTTGTAACGCTTTTGGGTGGTCATCCATCACTCAGTATTGGAAAGTTACTTGAAACAGCGAAGCATGACATTGGAGATATACTCCGAGAAAGCCTGGAGCATGAAAAAACAGCTCTTGATGCCTACTACGAATTATTGAAACTAACAGAAGGTGGTACTTCCGTGTTATTGGAAGAATACGCCAGAGAAATGATCGTAGAAGAGGAGATGCATCTTGATAGTGTGAATAAGATGTTAAGGCATCCTGGAGATGTAGAGGCATTTAAAACCTAA
- the amrB gene encoding AmmeMemoRadiSam system protein B produces MSTREASVAGQFYPSSPDEIHSMLEHYNQIIDEHLKEKDSVLHLKPRAVIVPHAGYVYSGFTANIALRLLSNSDVKRVVIIGPSHRVYLTGTSISEFDTYHTPLGALLIDKPLVLDLKERFDIGFVPEAHHEHSTEVQVPFVKTYTPDVSVVELVYGDESPQKLAEVIEYLLDDPETAVVISTDLSHYYDIKKANALDSICLDAVEKLSTAELHEGCEACGKIGVEAMLLAAKKNGLRSVLLDYRTSADASGDESQVVGYMSAAFVEQ; encoded by the coding sequence ATGAGTACACGAGAAGCTTCGGTAGCCGGACAGTTTTACCCATCCAGCCCGGATGAGATACACTCCATGCTGGAACATTATAATCAAATTATTGATGAGCATCTCAAAGAGAAGGATAGTGTGCTACACCTTAAACCAAGAGCGGTCATTGTACCGCATGCAGGATATGTCTACAGTGGTTTTACTGCGAATATCGCATTAAGACTGTTGTCAAATTCAGATGTCAAACGTGTGGTGATCATCGGTCCTAGTCATAGGGTTTACCTCACTGGAACAAGTATTTCTGAATTTGATACCTATCATACACCTCTTGGTGCATTGCTCATCGATAAACCATTGGTATTAGATCTGAAAGAACGGTTTGATATAGGATTTGTACCTGAAGCCCACCATGAGCACAGTACAGAAGTACAGGTCCCTTTTGTCAAAACCTATACACCGGATGTGTCCGTGGTCGAGTTGGTCTATGGTGATGAATCACCACAAAAGCTGGCAGAGGTCATCGAGTATCTTCTGGATGATCCTGAGACTGCAGTCGTGATCAGTACGGACTTAAGCCACTATTATGATATCAAAAAAGCCAATGCACTTGACAGTATCTGTTTGGATGCGGTGGAGAAACTGAGCACTGCTGAATTGCATGAAGGATGTGAAGCCTGTGGTAAGATCGGTGTAGAGGCGATGTTGCTTGCAGCAAAAAAGAACGGGTTAAGATCTGTGCTGTTGGATTATCGTACGAGTGCGGATGCCAGCGGAGATGAATCACAGGTTGTAGGGTATATGAGTGCAGCATTTGTGGAGCAGTAG
- a CDS encoding MFS transporter: MIGINRLKGQGSPSTLFAAFLYFDFSFMVWTILAPLATEITDSLANYGFLMTSSETATLLSVPILVGSLLRVVLGFLVGKIGAKKSALGAQVIVILTLFYVTSFGEHISYEELLFVGVGLGFAGASFAVALPQAGQWYPPRLQGVVLGIAGIGNIGVVLGFLFAPKIAEIWGWKSVFFVVAILSLLIFVMYVLMAKDAPKEVYVPRPKNLSDYIRLLKDRDTWWFNLFYAVSFGAFVGFAMYMKVYLMAMYSNEMALFGSEILGEENIHVVAGYFAAFCIMAGALLRPVGGAVADRVGGIKSLYIYFSSVTLLIFINAFIGLSFWFAIFVMFLIMANLGMANGALFQLVPQRFSKDIGIMTGLIGAAGALGGVGILVVLGASTMMFGDYTIGFLFIAANALIAMAGLSLVKTRWRTTWGAKSGGII, from the coding sequence ATGATAGGTATAAATCGTCTGAAAGGGCAGGGGAGCCCCTCTACTTTGTTTGCAGCATTTTTGTATTTTGATTTTAGTTTTATGGTCTGGACGATACTTGCACCACTTGCTACAGAGATCACGGACAGCTTGGCCAATTATGGATTTTTAATGACATCTTCCGAGACAGCAACACTTCTTTCGGTGCCCATACTGGTAGGGTCACTATTGCGTGTCGTACTCGGTTTTTTAGTCGGTAAAATCGGTGCTAAAAAGAGTGCTTTGGGAGCACAGGTTATTGTCATATTAACCCTGTTTTATGTGACATCATTTGGTGAGCATATCTCTTATGAAGAGTTGTTGTTCGTAGGTGTCGGACTTGGTTTTGCAGGGGCATCCTTTGCGGTGGCTTTACCCCAGGCAGGGCAATGGTATCCACCAAGATTACAAGGGGTTGTACTTGGTATCGCGGGTATAGGAAATATAGGTGTGGTACTTGGTTTTCTTTTTGCACCTAAGATCGCTGAGATCTGGGGATGGAAATCGGTATTTTTTGTAGTTGCAATTTTGTCTCTGCTCATTTTTGTCATGTATGTTTTAATGGCAAAAGATGCGCCCAAAGAAGTGTATGTCCCAAGACCCAAAAATCTCTCTGATTATATAAGGCTCTTAAAAGATAGGGATACATGGTGGTTCAACCTCTTTTATGCTGTGAGTTTTGGCGCTTTTGTAGGATTTGCCATGTATATGAAGGTCTATCTGATGGCGATGTATTCTAATGAGATGGCACTGTTTGGATCAGAAATATTGGGAGAAGAGAACATCCATGTGGTTGCGGGTTATTTTGCAGCATTTTGCATCATGGCTGGTGCGCTGCTTAGACCTGTAGGCGGAGCTGTCGCCGATAGAGTGGGAGGGATCAAGTCACTTTATATTTATTTTTCAAGTGTTACATTGCTTATCTTTATCAATGCCTTTATAGGATTGTCATTTTGGTTTGCGATTTTTGTTATGTTCCTTATTATGGCAAACCTTGGTATGGCAAATGGTGCTCTGTTTCAACTTGTACCACAGAGGTTTTCCAAAGATATAGGTATTATGACCGGTCTCATTGGAGCAGCCGGTGCACTTGGAGGGGTAGGAATTTTAGTAGTACTCGGAGCATCTACAATGATGTTTGGGGATTATACTATAGGGTTCCTGTTTATAGCTGCAAATGCCTTGATCGCTATGGCAGGACTAAGTTTGGTAAAGACTAGATGGCGAACCACATGGGGTGCCAAATCTGGAGGAATCATATGA
- a CDS encoding cation transporter: MSINAFMFMAEITLGILSESTALIADSLDMLADATVYGIALYAVGKSPLVKIKAAHLSGIFQVILGVLVFADVIRRLIYGSEPESLLMIFVGMAALVANIICLILISKYKKGEVHMRASWIFSKNDVIANVGIIIGGGFVYLLETRLPDLIVGMIISIIVIRGGIDIIKDAYHEKRVHTESCI; encoded by the coding sequence TTGAGTATCAATGCCTTTATGTTTATGGCTGAGATTACACTTGGCATCTTGAGTGAGTCAACTGCCCTCATAGCAGATTCTCTTGATATGTTGGCTGATGCAACAGTCTATGGTATAGCGCTGTATGCAGTTGGAAAATCACCGCTTGTAAAAATAAAAGCCGCACATTTAAGCGGTATTTTTCAAGTAATATTGGGAGTATTGGTTTTTGCAGATGTTATACGCCGATTGATTTATGGAAGTGAACCAGAGTCACTCCTGATGATTTTTGTTGGGATGGCAGCTCTAGTAGCAAACATTATTTGTTTGATCCTGATTTCAAAATACAAAAAAGGTGAGGTTCATATGCGTGCCAGTTGGATATTTTCAAAAAATGATGTGATTGCTAATGTAGGTATTATTATTGGTGGTGGATTTGTATATCTTTTAGAGACAAGATTACCAGATCTGATTGTTGGTATGATTATTTCAATCATAGTCATTCGTGGTGGTATAGATATTATCAAGGATGCATATCATGAAAAACGTGTACATACAGAGAGTTGCATCTAA
- a CDS encoding rhodanese-like domain-containing protein, whose translation MRITRLIIFFISTMILYWIAMAGLFISFAYSKGWIFADFEFINAKQAIVRLADDSNITLLDVRTVKEYEEKHLKNAINIPVQQLDSSLIRLEKVRSKPIMVYCRSGSRSIKASRILEKNGFTPLNVEGGIIELIRNDAEIVR comes from the coding sequence ATGCGAATCACACGACTTATCATTTTTTTCATTTCTACAATGATACTTTACTGGATCGCAATGGCAGGCTTATTTATCTCTTTTGCATACTCTAAAGGCTGGATATTCGCAGACTTTGAGTTTATCAATGCCAAACAGGCTATCGTACGTTTAGCCGATGATAGCAACATTACACTGCTTGATGTAAGAACGGTCAAAGAGTATGAAGAAAAACACTTAAAGAATGCTATAAACATACCGGTTCAACAACTTGATAGTAGTCTTATCAGGCTGGAAAAAGTGAGATCCAAACCTATTATGGTCTATTGCCGGTCAGGGAGTAGAAGCATTAAAGCATCACGTATTTTAGAAAAAAACGGATTTACCCCACTGAATGTTGAGGGGGGTATCATAGAGTTGATACGTAATGATGCAGAGATCGTAAGGTGA
- the amrS gene encoding AmmeMemoRadiSam system radical SAM enzyme: MTSNKDMKYYTKEEGKDRIICLLCRHSCKLKEGQVGICGINKNVGGELETLVYGHPVAVHVDPVEKKPLNHVLPGSTALSFGTVGCNFKCPFCQNWDISQEKKVNESINVSPEEMVELAISHGAESIAYTYNEPTIFYPYAKDIGVIAKAKGLKNLFVSNGFESPEVIADMASWVDAANIDLKSWDDAYYRKVLKGGLDEVKDTLKRMIDAGIWVEITTLLIEGENDSDKDLEEMASYIANDLGKHVPWHLSAFHPDYKMMDHERTKIDTLMRAKKIGEKAGLYYIYLGNVPVHADTHCPQCGTLLIDRSGYDVTVNNLENGHCPKCHRAIEGVWS; encoded by the coding sequence ATGACATCTAACAAAGATATGAAATACTACACAAAAGAAGAGGGTAAAGACAGGATCATCTGTCTGCTCTGTCGCCACTCCTGTAAACTGAAAGAGGGACAGGTCGGTATCTGCGGAATCAACAAAAACGTAGGAGGAGAGCTTGAAACGCTTGTATATGGCCATCCTGTTGCAGTCCATGTGGATCCTGTAGAAAAAAAACCGCTGAATCATGTACTACCAGGCAGTACAGCACTCTCCTTTGGGACAGTTGGATGTAACTTCAAATGTCCGTTCTGTCAAAATTGGGATATCTCCCAGGAGAAAAAAGTCAATGAATCCATCAATGTAAGTCCTGAAGAAATGGTCGAATTGGCCATCTCACATGGTGCAGAATCCATTGCCTACACTTACAATGAACCCACGATCTTCTACCCTTATGCCAAAGATATCGGTGTGATTGCGAAAGCAAAAGGGCTTAAAAACCTTTTTGTCTCTAACGGCTTTGAATCACCAGAGGTCATAGCAGATATGGCAAGCTGGGTGGATGCTGCAAACATCGATCTTAAAAGCTGGGATGATGCCTACTATAGAAAGGTACTCAAAGGCGGGCTCGATGAGGTGAAAGACACACTTAAAAGAATGATAGATGCTGGGATATGGGTCGAGATCACGACACTGCTTATCGAGGGTGAGAACGACAGTGATAAAGACTTGGAAGAGATGGCATCGTACATCGCCAATGACCTTGGTAAACATGTGCCATGGCATTTAAGTGCGTTCCATCCTGATTATAAAATGATGGATCATGAGAGAACAAAAATAGACACACTGATGCGTGCAAAAAAGATAGGTGAAAAAGCAGGACTTTATTATATTTATCTAGGGAATGTACCGGTGCATGCTGATACACACTGTCCGCAATGTGGAACGTTACTCATAGACCGTTCAGGCTATGATGTAACAGTGAATAACTTGGAGAATGGGCACTGTCCGAAGTGTCATAGAGCGATAGAAGGAGTATGGTCATGA
- a CDS encoding ComF family protein, with amino-acid sequence MRCFSCSKLSFKIICKQCVEHLFIPTVSTRKVGTLDVISFFKYSTLETLLHSKHKPEGYRIYKALAHMTMKPFIEEFVESDERAVYIVGIDEYVKSGYSHVALLTQAMKTKTSIIQHSALMAQNRVNYSGKNLQFRLENPRDFLYKGKSGIDVILVDDIITTGITLQEAQKVLISHGVNVLFALTLADAEES; translated from the coding sequence ATGCGTTGTTTTTCTTGTTCAAAATTAAGTTTTAAGATCATTTGCAAGCAATGTGTAGAACACTTGTTTATACCTACGGTAAGTACTCGAAAAGTAGGAACACTGGATGTCATCAGCTTTTTTAAGTACTCCACACTGGAGACACTGCTACATAGTAAACATAAACCCGAAGGATACCGTATCTACAAAGCTTTGGCCCATATGACCATGAAACCATTTATTGAAGAGTTTGTAGAGTCTGATGAGAGAGCTGTTTATATAGTGGGCATAGATGAATATGTCAAAAGCGGATATTCTCATGTGGCACTGCTCACACAGGCGATGAAGACAAAAACCTCTATCATACAACACAGTGCACTCATGGCACAGAACAGGGTGAACTATTCGGGTAAAAACCTACAGTTCCGTTTGGAAAACCCGAGGGATTTTCTTTATAAAGGTAAGTCAGGTATAGATGTGATATTGGTAGATGATATCATCACAACGGGTATTACACTGCAAGAAGCACAAAAAGTACTGATATCTCACGGAGTCAATGTACTCTTCGCTTTGACTTTAGCTGATGCAGAGGAATCCTGA
- a CDS encoding GDCCVxC domain-containing (seleno)protein, with product MNRDSVKKELILESEITCSKCGYKKIEIMPTDACQWFYECENCGAILKPKKGDCCVFCSYGSVPCPPMQKDSDSCCQS from the coding sequence ATGAATAGAGATTCAGTGAAAAAAGAACTTATTTTAGAATCTGAGATCACATGTTCTAAATGTGGTTATAAAAAAATAGAAATCATGCCAACAGATGCGTGTCAATGGTTTTATGAGTGTGAGAATTGCGGTGCAATTCTTAAGCCTAAAAAGGGTGATTGCTGTGTCTTTTGTTCATACGGTTCAGTCCCCTGTCCTCCCATGCAGAAAGATTCAGATTCTTGTTGTCAATCATAG
- a CDS encoding SIR2 family NAD-dependent protein deacylase: MNITENLQKAKQLLEESDALFITAGAGMGVDSGLPDFRGVEGFWNAYPKAKELGLHFEEMANPEWFESDPRLAWAFYGHRLHLYRDTVPHEGFRKLLELSNTKKYGAHIFTSNVDGQFQKSGFKEEQIMECHGSIHHMQCIDNCQGMLWSANDTFIEIEEGFKAKEPLPSCPFCGAMARPNILMFGDFGWEYARTDGQRERLSRWMDSLEKEGVKLAIVELGAGTAVPTVRNTSEQIARRFDVPLIRINPRESFGAEIGLPMGAVEALKKII, encoded by the coding sequence ATGAATATTACAGAAAACCTACAAAAAGCAAAACAATTACTGGAAGAATCAGATGCACTTTTTATCACTGCAGGTGCAGGGATGGGTGTGGACAGTGGATTGCCTGACTTTAGAGGAGTGGAGGGCTTTTGGAATGCCTATCCAAAGGCCAAAGAGTTGGGGCTTCATTTTGAAGAGATGGCTAATCCGGAGTGGTTTGAGTCTGACCCTCGGTTGGCTTGGGCTTTTTATGGTCATAGATTACACCTTTACCGTGATACAGTACCTCATGAGGGCTTTAGAAAGCTTTTGGAACTATCTAATACTAAAAAATATGGAGCTCATATTTTTACCTCAAATGTAGATGGACAGTTTCAAAAATCTGGTTTCAAAGAGGAGCAGATCATGGAGTGTCACGGTTCCATTCACCATATGCAGTGTATCGATAATTGTCAAGGCATGCTTTGGAGTGCGAATGATACTTTTATAGAGATAGAAGAGGGGTTTAAAGCCAAAGAACCTTTACCTTCCTGTCCTTTCTGTGGGGCTATGGCACGCCCGAATATTTTGATGTTCGGGGATTTTGGTTGGGAGTATGCACGTACCGATGGACAAAGAGAGAGACTAAGTCGTTGGATGGACTCTTTGGAAAAGGAGGGGGTAAAGCTTGCTATCGTAGAGCTAGGGGCAGGAACTGCTGTACCAACGGTCAGAAATACGTCTGAACAGATAGCCAGAAGATTTGATGTTCCTTTGATACGTATCAACCCAAGAGAGAGTTTTGGAGCAGAGATAGGTCTTCCTATGGGTGCCGTTGAAGCATTGAAGAAGATTATTTAG
- the katG gene encoding catalase/peroxidase HPI, giving the protein MFDNKKFIQHTSGGGMSNQDWWPNQLKLDILHQHSSLSNPMGDDFNYAEAFNSLDLEAVKKDLIAVMTDSQDWWPADFGHYGPLFIRMAWHSAGTYRSGDGRGGGGSGNQRFAPLNSWPDNVNLDKARRLIWPVKQKYGQKISWADLMILAGNVAMESMGFKTFGYGGGREDIWEPEKDIYWGMESTWLDDKRYSGDHEELENPLAAVQMGLIYVNPEGPNGNPDPLEAAKDIRETFARMAMNDEETVALIAGGHTFGKCHGAGDAAHVGPEPEAAGIEEQGLGWSSSYGTGKGGDTIGSGLEVTWTKTPTQWSSNFLENLFGYEWELTKSPAGAHQWRAINAEDTIPDAQDPSKHHTPTMLTTDLSLRFDPVYERISRHFLENPTDFQDAYARAWFKLTHRDMGPKSRYLGPEVPDEDLIWQDPIPAVDHTLIDDADIALLKAKVLDSGLSVSELVSTAWASASTFRGSDKRGGGNGARIRLAPQKDWEVNQPDQLSKVLAILQGIQHEYTESQPGDKKVSLADLIILAGCAGVEEAVKRAGHDVTVPFTPGRMDALEEQTDVTAFDVLEPVADGFRNYLKTQFSVSAEEMLVDRAQLLTLTAPEMTVLLGGMRVLDTNVDQAQHGLFTERPGLLTNDFFINLLDMGTVWKAVSEDKDIFEGSDRVTGEPKWTGTRVDLIFGSNSQLRALAEVYGSLDARERFIHDFIAAWTKVMNLDRFDLDA; this is encoded by the coding sequence ATGTTTGATAACAAAAAATTTATACAACATACTTCGGGTGGGGGTATGTCGAACCAGGACTGGTGGCCTAACCAGTTGAAACTCGATATTTTGCACCAACACTCTTCACTATCCAATCCTATGGGTGATGATTTCAACTATGCTGAAGCCTTTAATAGTCTTGATCTTGAAGCTGTAAAAAAAGATCTCATTGCAGTGATGACCGACTCTCAGGATTGGTGGCCAGCAGATTTTGGTCACTATGGCCCACTGTTCATACGTATGGCATGGCACAGTGCAGGTACTTACCGTAGTGGTGACGGCCGTGGTGGTGGGGGGAGTGGAAATCAGCGTTTTGCACCCCTTAACAGCTGGCCTGATAATGTCAATCTCGATAAAGCACGTAGATTGATATGGCCAGTGAAGCAAAAGTATGGTCAAAAGATCTCCTGGGCTGACCTGATGATACTTGCAGGTAATGTTGCGATGGAATCCATGGGCTTTAAGACCTTTGGTTACGGAGGTGGACGTGAAGACATTTGGGAACCGGAAAAGGACATTTACTGGGGTATGGAAAGTACCTGGTTGGATGACAAGCGTTATTCCGGTGATCATGAGGAACTTGAAAATCCTCTTGCAGCCGTTCAAATGGGATTGATCTATGTAAACCCTGAAGGTCCCAACGGAAACCCGGATCCTCTTGAAGCAGCCAAGGATATCCGTGAAACCTTTGCCAGAATGGCCATGAACGATGAAGAGACAGTTGCCCTGATAGCGGGGGGACACACTTTTGGAAAATGCCATGGAGCCGGTGATGCAGCCCATGTCGGTCCAGAGCCTGAAGCAGCGGGGATCGAGGAACAGGGACTCGGTTGGAGCAGCAGTTACGGCACAGGAAAAGGTGGTGATACGATCGGTAGCGGACTGGAAGTGACCTGGACCAAGACACCGACACAATGGAGCAGTAACTTCTTAGAAAACCTTTTCGGCTATGAATGGGAACTGACAAAAAGCCCTGCAGGTGCCCATCAGTGGAGAGCGATAAACGCGGAGGATACGATACCGGATGCCCAGGATCCATCAAAACATCATACACCCACCATGTTGACCACAGACCTCTCGCTTCGTTTTGATCCTGTGTACGAAAGGATCTCACGACATTTCTTAGAAAATCCCACTGACTTTCAAGATGCCTATGCCCGTGCATGGTTCAAGTTGACCCACCGTGATATGGGACCGAAGTCACGATATCTGGGTCCTGAAGTACCGGATGAGGATCTCATCTGGCAAGATCCCATTCCTGCTGTGGATCATACTCTGATCGATGATGCAGATATTGCTTTGCTTAAGGCTAAAGTTCTTGATTCCGGACTCTCTGTCTCGGAACTGGTATCAACAGCCTGGGCATCTGCTTCAACCTTCCGTGGTTCTGATAAACGCGGCGGTGGTAACGGTGCACGTATCCGTCTGGCACCCCAGAAAGACTGGGAAGTAAACCAGCCAGATCAACTTTCAAAAGTACTTGCTATACTCCAAGGCATCCAGCACGAGTACACTGAGAGCCAGCCTGGAGACAAGAAGGTTTCACTCGCTGATCTTATCATACTGGCAGGCTGTGCAGGTGTTGAAGAGGCAGTGAAGCGTGCCGGTCATGATGTCACGGTGCCATTTACACCGGGCCGTATGGATGCTTTAGAGGAACAGACTGATGTGACTGCCTTTGATGTACTCGAACCGGTCGCGGATGGTTTCCGTAACTATTTGAAGACACAATTCTCCGTCTCTGCTGAAGAGATGCTTGTAGATCGGGCTCAACTGCTCACGCTAACAGCACCAGAGATGACTGTACTTCTTGGAGGCATGCGTGTTTTGGATACCAATGTTGATCAAGCGCAGCATGGCCTCTTTACTGAGCGTCCAGGGTTGCTGACGAACGATTTTTTCATCAATCTGCTTGATATGGGTACTGTATGGAAGGCAGTTTCAGAGGATAAGGATATCTTTGAAGGGTCTGACCGTGTGACAGGTGAGCCTAAGTGGACTGGGACACGTGTCGATCTGATCTTTGGTTCAAATTCCCAGCTACGTGCCCTGGCTGAAGTCTACGGAAGTTTGGATGCGCGAGAACGTTTTATCCATGACTTTATAGCCGCATGGACCAAGGTGATGAATCTGGATCGGTTCGATCTTGACGCGTAG
- a CDS encoding protein-L-isoaspartate O-methyltransferase family protein: MKKMDRLVDSMISSNMLKSPLIIDAFRTIDRKYFVPEEYEDEAYADMPLPIGDYQTISQPSTVAFMLERLDPQDGNTVLDIGSGSGWTTALLCYMVGNKGSVIGLERISILVEQGRENLSKFGFNSHCHIERAGDTLGLPGKQFDRILVSASADETPEELFLQLKIGGILVIPIGESIFKFTKTSETKIEKEEFYGFVFVPLIY, from the coding sequence ATGAAGAAGATGGATAGACTCGTGGATAGTATGATCTCCTCGAATATGTTGAAAAGTCCACTGATCATTGATGCCTTTAGAACGATCGATAGAAAATACTTTGTACCTGAAGAATATGAAGATGAAGCCTACGCAGATATGCCTCTGCCCATAGGAGATTACCAAACCATATCCCAACCTTCCACAGTAGCCTTCATGTTGGAACGTCTTGACCCCCAGGATGGGAACACGGTGTTGGACATTGGTTCGGGGTCAGGATGGACCACAGCACTTCTTTGTTATATGGTAGGAAATAAAGGCAGTGTGATCGGGCTTGAAAGGATCAGTATATTGGTGGAGCAAGGAAGAGAAAACCTTTCCAAGTTTGGTTTTAATAGTCATTGTCACATAGAAAGGGCAGGAGATACGCTTGGCCTGCCGGGAAAACAGTTTGACAGGATACTGGTCTCTGCTTCAGCTGATGAAACTCCGGAAGAACTTTTTTTACAATTAAAAATAGGTGGTATCCTGGTGATACCTATAGGAGAGTCTATTTTTAAATTTACAAAGACTTCAGAAACAAAGATTGAAAAAGAAGAGTTTTACGGATTTGTGTTTGTACCGTTGATCTACTGA